In Deinococcus maricopensis DSM 21211, one genomic interval encodes:
- a CDS encoding LysM peptidoglycan-binding domain-containing protein, with product MKKFRALLLTLAACTAQAATGGTYTVQVGDTLYSIARRHGLTPDTLMQANALSGTAIQLGQVLTLPGDPTPPPATTHTVQPGETLYSLARRYGVTVDSVLAENGLTSPNLNAGQLLRLPGGARDLGPVAPPASAAPVRGPVAYSGDKHVTHTNAQLLPLTTDTDGTRHVLLDGLAFQLQSRNNCGPSAIAAVLGYYGIRVNPEALGRELRPDGGYMAVQAIPATMRKYNLAASVVRGATLTDLKRLVSAGIPVIVLQWQDTPGKTPHFRTVRGFDDDAGQVLVNDSMYGPLVAISYRDFDTLWNTQGRQMIPVFPQALAATVTAMLD from the coding sequence GTGAAGAAGTTCAGGGCCCTTCTGCTGACCCTGGCGGCCTGCACTGCGCAGGCTGCAACGGGCGGGACATACACAGTGCAGGTCGGCGACACGCTCTACAGCATCGCTCGCCGCCACGGCCTCACGCCGGACACCCTTATGCAGGCCAACGCGCTCAGCGGCACGGCCATTCAACTCGGGCAGGTGCTGACCCTGCCGGGCGACCCCACGCCCCCGCCCGCCACCACGCACACCGTGCAGCCCGGCGAGACGCTGTACAGCCTCGCGCGCCGCTACGGCGTCACCGTCGACTCGGTCCTCGCCGAGAACGGCCTGACCAGCCCCAACCTGAACGCCGGGCAGCTCCTGCGCCTGCCGGGCGGCGCCCGCGACCTCGGGCCGGTCGCGCCCCCCGCGTCGGCAGCGCCCGTGCGCGGTCCCGTGGCGTACAGCGGTGACAAGCACGTCACGCACACCAACGCGCAGCTCCTGCCGCTCACGACCGACACGGACGGCACCCGCCACGTCCTGCTGGACGGCCTCGCGTTTCAGCTGCAATCACGGAACAACTGCGGTCCGTCGGCCATTGCCGCGGTGCTCGGGTACTACGGCATCCGCGTGAACCCGGAGGCGCTGGGCCGTGAGCTCCGCCCGGACGGCGGGTACATGGCCGTGCAGGCCATTCCCGCCACCATGCGCAAGTACAACCTGGCCGCGTCGGTGGTGCGCGGAGCGACGCTCACGGACCTGAAGCGCCTCGTGAGCGCCGGCATTCCCGTGATCGTGCTGCAGTGGCAGGACACGCCCGGCAAGACGCCGCACTTCCGGACCGTGCGCGGCTTCGACGATGACGCCGGGCAGGTGCTCGTGAACGACAGCATGTACGGTCCGCTCGTGGCCATCAGCTACCGCGACTTCGATACGTTGTGGAACACGCAGGGCCGCCAGATGATCCCGGTGTTCCCGCAGGCCCTCGCGGCCACCGTCACCGCAATGCTCGACTGA
- a CDS encoding Ohr family peroxiredoxin — protein MTQELKPLFTATSLVTGGRSGDLQLGRDRTPLTLRPARTRRAGTDPEELFAAGYAACYLSALNEVADARRVRVSGAQALGQVTLNVTDAGEYILSVALHVYLPDVAHDEALDLMRAAHAVCPYSHAVRGNIEVTLVAADAPLS, from the coding sequence ATGACGCAGGAACTGAAACCGCTGTTCACGGCCACCAGCCTCGTGACGGGCGGGCGCAGCGGCGATCTGCAGCTCGGCCGCGACCGCACGCCGCTCACGTTGCGGCCCGCACGGACGCGCCGCGCCGGCACTGACCCCGAAGAGCTGTTCGCGGCGGGGTACGCCGCGTGCTACCTGAGCGCGCTCAACGAGGTCGCGGACGCGCGGCGCGTGCGCGTGAGCGGCGCGCAGGCGCTCGGGCAGGTGACGCTCAACGTCACGGACGCCGGCGAGTACATCCTGAGCGTGGCCCTGCACGTGTACCTCCCGGACGTGGCGCACGACGAGGCGCTCGACCTGATGCGCGCGGCGCACGCCGTGTGCCCGTACAGCCACGCGGTGCGCGGCAACATTGAGGTGACGCTCGTCGCTGCGGACGCGCCCCTGAGCTGA
- a CDS encoding S8 family peptidase: protein MEPLLQENPQYVIIFSDSTPENADVLARLLNVAPASPPDAEPRRSRRILDSHNGVHARVYMRLGVAVANLTPQQVQELEVLGNVVAVARNQRRHLPTYQVDAEEPTPEPPGTPLNRALQQIGLDPATQTATGRGVKVAVIDTGIDLSHPDLTLLPENARSFVPSEPSAQDENGHGTHCAGVIAGRARPTGGFRYGVAPDAQLLVGKALNKYGQGYDDQILDAIDWAADQGAEIISLSLGSERVAGQPFSATYERVAATLLEQGVLLVAAAGNESLRPQRIAPVGNPAACPSVLAVAAVDDRDRVAVFSSADVDGVGQVDVAAPGVAVYSAWPGGGYRRLSGTSMATPHVAGVAALYAEGDPALTGRALWARLTERARPVDAPATDVGSGVVQVP from the coding sequence ATGGAACCACTGCTGCAGGAAAACCCTCAGTACGTCATCATTTTCAGCGACAGCACACCCGAGAACGCGGACGTCCTGGCGCGCCTGCTGAATGTCGCGCCGGCCAGCCCCCCCGACGCCGAACCGCGCCGCTCCCGCCGCATCCTCGACAGCCACAACGGCGTGCACGCCCGCGTGTACATGCGCCTCGGCGTCGCCGTGGCGAACCTCACGCCACAACAGGTGCAGGAGCTCGAAGTGCTCGGCAACGTCGTCGCCGTCGCCCGCAACCAGCGGCGTCACCTCCCCACTTACCAGGTGGACGCCGAAGAACCCACCCCCGAACCGCCCGGCACGCCCCTCAACCGCGCGCTGCAGCAGATCGGCCTGGACCCCGCCACGCAGACCGCCACGGGACGCGGCGTGAAGGTCGCCGTTATCGACACCGGCATTGACCTGAGCCACCCGGACCTGACGCTGCTGCCGGAAAACGCGCGGAGCTTCGTGCCGTCCGAACCCAGCGCCCAGGACGAGAACGGGCACGGCACGCACTGCGCAGGCGTGATCGCCGGACGCGCCCGCCCCACCGGCGGCTTCCGGTACGGCGTCGCGCCGGACGCGCAACTGCTGGTCGGCAAGGCCCTCAACAAGTACGGGCAGGGCTACGACGACCAGATTCTGGACGCCATCGACTGGGCCGCAGACCAGGGCGCCGAAATCATCTCGTTGAGCCTGGGCAGCGAGCGGGTCGCCGGCCAGCCGTTCAGCGCCACGTACGAACGCGTCGCGGCCACCCTGCTGGAGCAGGGCGTCCTGCTGGTCGCTGCCGCCGGCAACGAAAGCTTGCGCCCGCAGCGGATCGCGCCCGTCGGGAACCCCGCCGCCTGCCCGTCGGTGCTGGCCGTCGCGGCCGTGGACGACCGGGACCGCGTGGCCGTGTTCAGCAGCGCGGACGTGGACGGCGTCGGTCAGGTGGACGTCGCGGCGCCTGGCGTGGCCGTGTACTCCGCGTGGCCCGGCGGGGGGTACCGGCGCCTCTCGGGAACGAGCATGGCCACGCCGCACGTGGCGGGCGTCGCGGCGTTGTACGCCGAAGGCGACCCTGCCCTGACCGGGCGGGCGTTATGGGCGCGCCTGACCGAACGGGCGCGCCCCGTGGACGCCCCTGCCACGGACGTGGGCTCCGGCGTCGTGCAGGTGCCCTGA
- a CDS encoding glycoside hydrolase family 43 protein, with translation MKTFTLDQGAPLPLNLSAEDLPDPTVLVEPGAYYVYATNNARANVPVIASSDLHTFTFVGDALPTLPAWASAGFTWAPEVIRIGEEYVLYFTARLADSPWQVIGTATASHPEGPFEAQDAPLICMLDLGGAIDPDVLTTDTGERYLYWKNDGNAAHLPTRLWGALLTPDGLGLASEPVELLSASEPWERELVEAPQVIEDNGTFHLLYSCADFGNETYAVGHAHGEGPLGPFVKTIDAPLLASSDVMAGPGHSHAFRDARGQWRLAYHAWSVGAVGYPLGRRTLQFSSLHLTGRMAQVI, from the coding sequence ATGAAGACCTTCACGCTCGATCAGGGGGCGCCACTGCCGCTGAACCTCAGCGCAGAAGACCTGCCCGACCCCACAGTGCTCGTTGAACCCGGCGCGTACTACGTCTACGCGACCAACAACGCCCGCGCGAACGTCCCCGTCATCGCGTCCAGCGACCTGCACACCTTCACCTTCGTCGGCGACGCCCTCCCCACCCTGCCCGCCTGGGCGAGTGCGGGCTTCACCTGGGCCCCCGAAGTCATCCGCATCGGTGAAGAGTACGTCCTGTACTTCACCGCCCGCCTGGCCGACTCGCCCTGGCAGGTCATCGGCACCGCCACCGCCAGCCACCCCGAAGGGCCGTTCGAGGCGCAGGACGCGCCGCTCATCTGCATGCTCGACTTGGGCGGCGCCATCGACCCGGACGTCCTCACGACCGACACCGGCGAGCGCTACCTCTACTGGAAGAACGACGGGAACGCCGCGCACCTCCCCACCCGCCTGTGGGGCGCGCTCCTCACACCCGACGGCCTGGGCCTCGCCAGCGAACCCGTCGAACTGCTGAGTGCGAGCGAACCCTGGGAACGCGAACTGGTGGAAGCGCCGCAGGTCATCGAGGACAACGGCACCTTCCACCTCCTGTACTCCTGCGCGGACTTCGGGAACGAAACGTACGCCGTCGGCCACGCGCACGGCGAAGGTCCCCTCGGGCCGTTCGTGAAAACCATCGACGCGCCCCTGCTCGCCTCGTCGGACGTCATGGCCGGTCCCGGCCACAGCCACGCCTTCCGCGACGCGCGCGGCCAGTGGCGTCTCGCGTACCACGCGTGGTCCGTCGGAGCCGTCGGCTACCCCCTGGGCCGCCGCACCCTGCAGTTCTCCTCCCTGCACCTCACCGGCCGCATGGCGCAGGTGATCTGA
- a CDS encoding putative bifunctional diguanylate cyclase/phosphodiesterase, whose protein sequence is MSYPTPLNDAQRLAVLQRYHILDSLPEEEFDRITRLTQRLLNTPVVTINLIDVDRGWFKSRQGLTLTQIPRAHSICAYTILTHGVLSVPDLRADPRFRQYPLIRESGVRAYIGAPLITPDGYAIGTLCAHDVKPRTFTPEEQTLLADLAAIVMDELELRRNVLTWQRAEARTAHQAHHDALTGLPNRLLLKDRADLAFRHAHRRGTIAAMLVVDLDGFKTINDTYGHLVGDEVLRLTAERLRDALRAEDTVARFGGDEFVVLLSELRDPLNAARVAQQLLDAIEPPMHFEDHEVQLHASVGIALYPTDARSFEELLRAADTAMYGAKRKGRAQVCFHTEAMSSAATDKLRFRQRFTAAIASGELRLHYQPQVDLRSGRVIGMEALLRWPQPDGSWVPPQQFIPLAEETGLIVPLGAWALREACAQLALWHAQGHHDWHVSVNVSVKQWSAPGFMSIVRDALTTSGVSPGHLILEVTESVLIWDVPGVRSVLNAIEALGVRVALDDFGTGYSNLSRLMHVHLSQLKVTPTLMAPVPEADRAARMMSSVISLGRQLSAAVVGEGVETELQRHTLLELGCEIGQGYLFGPPAPPEALRL, encoded by the coding sequence ATGTCGTACCCCACCCCCCTGAACGACGCCCAACGCCTCGCCGTGCTGCAGCGCTACCACATCCTCGACTCCCTGCCCGAGGAAGAGTTCGACCGCATCACCCGGCTCACGCAGCGCCTCCTGAACACGCCCGTCGTCACCATCAACCTCATCGACGTCGACCGCGGCTGGTTTAAATCCCGGCAGGGCCTCACACTGACGCAGATCCCGCGCGCCCACAGCATCTGCGCGTACACCATCCTCACGCATGGCGTCCTGAGCGTCCCGGACCTGCGCGCCGACCCGCGCTTCCGGCAGTACCCGCTCATTCGGGAAAGTGGGGTGCGCGCGTACATCGGCGCGCCCCTCATTACGCCCGACGGGTACGCCATCGGGACGCTCTGCGCGCACGACGTCAAACCGCGCACCTTCACGCCCGAGGAGCAGACGCTGCTCGCCGACCTGGCCGCCATCGTCATGGACGAACTCGAACTGCGCCGCAACGTCCTGACCTGGCAGCGCGCCGAAGCGCGCACCGCGCACCAGGCACACCACGACGCCCTCACCGGCCTTCCGAACCGCCTGCTGCTCAAGGACCGCGCGGATCTGGCGTTCCGGCACGCGCACCGCCGCGGCACCATCGCGGCCATGCTGGTCGTCGATTTGGACGGCTTCAAGACCATCAACGACACCTACGGGCATCTCGTCGGTGACGAGGTGCTGCGCCTCACGGCCGAGCGCCTGCGGGACGCCCTGCGGGCCGAGGACACCGTCGCCCGGTTCGGCGGGGACGAGTTCGTCGTGCTGCTCAGCGAACTGCGCGACCCGCTCAATGCCGCGCGCGTCGCGCAGCAACTCCTCGACGCCATCGAGCCGCCCATGCACTTCGAGGACCACGAGGTGCAGCTGCACGCGAGCGTCGGCATCGCCCTGTACCCCACGGACGCCCGCAGCTTCGAGGAGTTGCTGCGCGCTGCCGACACCGCCATGTACGGCGCGAAACGCAAAGGCCGCGCGCAGGTCTGCTTCCACACGGAAGCGATGAGCAGCGCCGCCACCGACAAGCTCCGTTTCCGGCAACGGTTCACGGCGGCCATCGCCAGCGGTGAGCTGCGCCTGCATTACCAGCCGCAGGTGGACCTGCGCAGCGGACGCGTCATCGGGATGGAGGCGTTGCTGCGCTGGCCGCAGCCGGACGGCAGCTGGGTGCCGCCGCAGCAGTTCATTCCCCTCGCCGAGGAGACCGGCCTGATCGTGCCGCTGGGCGCGTGGGCGCTGCGCGAGGCGTGCGCGCAGCTGGCGCTCTGGCACGCGCAGGGGCACCATGACTGGCACGTGTCCGTGAACGTCTCCGTGAAGCAGTGGAGCGCGCCCGGCTTCATGAGCATCGTCCGTGATGCCCTCACCACGAGCGGCGTCTCCCCTGGCCACCTGATCCTCGAAGTCACCGAGAGTGTCCTGATCTGGGACGTGCCGGGCGTGCGCAGCGTCCTGAACGCCATTGAGGCGCTCGGCGTGCGCGTCGCCCTCGACGACTTCGGTACGGGCTACTCGAACCTCAGCCGCCTGATGCACGTGCACCTCAGCCAGCTGAAGGTCACGCCCACCCTGATGGCGCCCGTGCCCGAAGCGGACCGGGCCGCGCGCATGATGAGCTCCGTCATCTCGCTCGGGCGGCAGCTCAGCGCCGCCGTCGTCGGCGAGGGCGTCGAAACGGAATTGCAGCGGCATACGCTGCTGGAGCTCGGCTGCGAGATCGGTCAGGGTTACCTGTTCGGCCCGCCTGCCCCGCCCGAGGCGCTGCGCCTCTGA
- a CDS encoding polysaccharide biosynthesis tyrosine autokinase, protein MNDLHTPDVIDLTRSWQALQRSAWIMLLCAAVVGGAVYALFKQQTPIYEASTILLSASNQTGNQTVNSTLVSAPPLPPGALEGALSNINVIRDINVGVRSITSLSPAERNELQRDLVAGATGQGHVIRVTGSTDIYGNGTYTLQARHPNARVAARLANLATDALVAWDAQRGREKVTSARRALEAQLRDLETRLQREGPLGATLTRNQRLLLDQRANRTDELNNLLALERAVVGSLAVVAPAVPPVTPVEPRPTRNAIIAGLFALFVSGAFVLARAALTRTITSDADLHALNLRLIGEVPRLRRAHQGQSLLAMMHRGKATDSVAYLANAVRAQLPERPNIILMTSLLPGDGKSTLSAGLASSLAASGQRTLLLEADLRHPTQRSLWGIAADTADWVNMPGAAPFPGEEARDLQAALLNPAAAQAMKLRDNLHLIVTPTQLSSSVRLNTDAFAAALRIWSPAYDVVVIDAPPVLAVADPLAIAPHVGGVLIVLEPGKAPARGVQRLLDALELANANVLGVAFNKINPRHAGSAYGYGYGYGADARPTRRGA, encoded by the coding sequence ATGAACGACCTGCACACCCCAGACGTCATTGACCTCACCCGCTCCTGGCAGGCCCTCCAGCGATCCGCCTGGATCATGCTGCTGTGCGCCGCCGTCGTCGGCGGCGCCGTTTACGCCCTGTTCAAACAGCAGACGCCCATCTACGAAGCCAGCACCATCCTGCTGTCCGCCAGCAACCAGACCGGCAACCAGACCGTCAACTCCACCCTGGTGAGCGCCCCCCCGCTCCCGCCCGGCGCGCTCGAAGGGGCCCTCAGCAACATCAACGTCATCCGCGACATCAACGTCGGCGTGCGCAGCATCACCAGCCTCAGCCCCGCCGAACGCAACGAACTGCAACGCGACCTCGTCGCCGGCGCCACCGGCCAGGGCCACGTGATCCGCGTCACCGGCTCCACCGACATCTACGGCAACGGCACCTACACCCTCCAGGCGCGCCACCCGAACGCCCGCGTCGCCGCGCGCCTCGCCAACCTCGCCACCGACGCCCTCGTCGCCTGGGACGCCCAGCGCGGCCGCGAGAAGGTCACGTCCGCCCGCCGCGCCCTCGAAGCGCAACTGCGCGACCTCGAAACCCGCCTGCAACGCGAAGGGCCGCTCGGCGCCACCCTCACCCGCAACCAGCGCCTGCTGCTCGACCAGCGCGCCAACCGCACCGACGAACTCAACAACCTCCTCGCGCTCGAACGCGCCGTCGTCGGCTCCCTTGCCGTCGTGGCGCCCGCCGTGCCGCCCGTCACGCCGGTCGAACCGCGCCCCACCCGCAACGCCATCATCGCCGGCCTGTTCGCCCTGTTCGTGTCCGGCGCGTTCGTGCTCGCCCGCGCTGCCCTCACCCGCACCATCACCAGCGACGCTGACCTGCACGCCCTGAACCTTCGCCTGATCGGCGAGGTGCCGCGTCTGCGGCGCGCGCACCAGGGCCAGTCGCTGCTCGCCATGATGCACCGCGGCAAAGCCACCGACAGCGTCGCGTACCTCGCCAACGCCGTGCGCGCGCAACTCCCGGAGCGGCCCAACATCATCCTGATGACCTCGCTGCTTCCCGGCGACGGCAAATCCACCCTCAGCGCCGGCCTCGCCAGCAGCCTCGCCGCCAGCGGGCAGCGCACCCTGCTGCTCGAAGCGGACCTGCGCCACCCCACGCAACGCTCCCTGTGGGGCATCGCCGCGGACACCGCCGACTGGGTGAACATGCCCGGCGCCGCGCCCTTCCCCGGCGAGGAGGCCCGCGACCTGCAGGCCGCGCTGCTCAACCCGGCAGCCGCGCAGGCCATGAAACTCCGCGACAACCTGCACCTGATCGTCACGCCCACGCAACTGTCCTCCAGCGTTCGCCTGAACACCGATGCGTTCGCCGCGGCGCTGCGCATCTGGTCCCCCGCGTACGACGTCGTCGTGATCGACGCGCCGCCCGTCCTGGCCGTCGCCGATCCGCTCGCCATCGCCCCGCACGTCGGCGGCGTCCTGATCGTCCTCGAACCCGGCAAGGCGCCCGCGCGCGGCGTCCAGCGCCTCCTCGACGCGCTGGAACTCGCGAACGCCAACGTCCTCGGCGTCGCGTTCAACAAAATCAACCCCCGCCACGCCGGCAGCGCCTACGGGTACGGCTACGGGTACGGCGCGGACGCCCGACCCACCCGGCGAGGCGCCTGA
- a CDS encoding LacI family DNA-binding transcriptional regulator encodes MKKSISNRDVERIAEHAGLSATQVRQALALKGDVPQDLSDRVMRSAQALRYTISARDRVAMAANTSVATVNRAYRPEARHLVRPDLLRTIEAEAARLGYTPDLVAQARRTQGSPIVTLCVELDRLFNPYHATMLRFLMEAVLRRGLHPVITPVTPERALPELAQSGVTTAVVLWEGQRTAQQVAMLEATGRRAVMIGWHEALPSVAPDWSGACAHLTQRALERQYTTLHLGYLHANAWGPSARLEGVARALRQHQGPRPNLRLWVAPDLNLPRLTRDLAQSGRHDAADLLDELLHTPGALERRPALNQTIAITEITADVEALHARGERVAVFGLPDMAARQLLYTLQHQHPDWHVGEDIGVVGYDNIEPLLPYLAPILTTVAYNMRQLADRVADLVQSGLDRAVPPPSFDLLPAQMIVRESL; translated from the coding sequence ATGAAGAAGTCCATTTCCAACCGTGATGTCGAACGCATCGCTGAACACGCCGGCCTCAGCGCCACGCAGGTCCGCCAGGCCCTCGCCCTCAAAGGCGACGTTCCCCAGGACCTCAGCGACCGGGTCATGCGCAGCGCCCAGGCCCTTCGCTACACCATCTCCGCCCGCGACCGCGTCGCCATGGCCGCCAACACCTCCGTCGCCACCGTCAACCGCGCCTACCGGCCCGAAGCGCGCCACCTCGTGCGCCCCGACCTGCTCCGCACCATCGAGGCCGAAGCCGCCCGCCTCGGCTACACCCCCGACCTCGTCGCGCAGGCCCGCCGCACCCAGGGCAGCCCCATCGTCACGCTGTGCGTCGAACTCGACCGCCTCTTCAACCCGTACCACGCCACCATGCTGCGCTTCCTGATGGAAGCCGTCCTGCGGCGCGGCCTGCACCCCGTCATCACGCCCGTCACGCCCGAACGAGCCCTGCCGGAACTCGCGCAATCCGGCGTGACCACCGCCGTCGTCCTGTGGGAAGGGCAGCGCACCGCGCAACAGGTCGCCATGCTCGAAGCGACCGGGCGGCGCGCCGTCATGATCGGCTGGCACGAAGCGCTGCCCAGCGTCGCGCCCGACTGGAGCGGCGCGTGCGCGCACCTCACGCAGCGCGCCCTGGAACGCCAGTACACCACGCTGCACCTCGGGTACCTCCACGCAAACGCCTGGGGCCCGAGCGCCCGCCTCGAAGGCGTCGCGCGCGCCCTGCGCCAGCACCAGGGCCCGCGCCCGAACTTGCGCCTGTGGGTCGCGCCGGACCTGAACCTCCCGCGCCTCACCCGCGACCTCGCGCAATCCGGACGGCACGACGCCGCCGACCTGCTCGACGAGCTGCTGCACACGCCCGGCGCGCTCGAACGCCGCCCCGCCCTGAACCAGACCATCGCCATCACGGAAATCACCGCTGACGTTGAGGCGCTGCACGCCCGCGGCGAACGCGTCGCCGTGTTCGGCCTGCCCGATATGGCCGCCCGGCAGCTGCTGTACACCCTCCAGCACCAGCATCCGGACTGGCACGTCGGCGAGGACATCGGCGTCGTCGGCTACGACAACATCGAGCCGCTCCTCCCGTACCTCGCGCCGATCCTCACGACCGTCGCGTACAACATGCGCCAGCTTGCCGACCGCGTCGCCGACCTCGTCCAGTCGGGCCTGGACCGCGCCGTGCCGCCGCCCAGCTTCGACCTGCTGCCCGCCCAGATGATCGTCCGCGAATCCCTCTGA
- a CDS encoding oligosaccharide flippase family protein: MTGVLRNIIALYGVHLVTFVLPLLTVPFLARVLGPGAWGAVAFAQAFGALLGLLVEYGFDLAGARAVARDRDNPARLAALLGQITGAKLLLGAAALVIAVIAQQVVPALGAHPALLWASVALGLAQGASPLWFYQGLERLPRVAAVDVTAKAVGTVALLTLVRGPADAWLVPALAAAAATFSAAWGFTQAVRTVGIRTPTPGGIRDALRLGWTMFVFRGSAAFYSSASTFLLGLFVPATLVGYYAGAERLARAAQGLLQPLSRALYPRYSRAAQDGPRALQALLPHGARLMLAAGGALSAALLLGAPLLVRILLGTDFEPATPVLRVLAALPLLIGVNIVLGLFWLVPLGLDGTFNGTVALGALLNAALIVALVPHAGPLGMAVAVIATEVCVFALLARAYRRTRRTPPPPHPAPLEA, from the coding sequence ATGACCGGCGTGCTCCGCAACATCATCGCGCTGTACGGCGTGCACCTCGTGACGTTCGTGCTGCCGCTGCTCACCGTCCCGTTCCTCGCGCGGGTTCTCGGGCCGGGCGCGTGGGGGGCCGTCGCGTTCGCGCAGGCGTTCGGTGCGCTGCTCGGCCTGCTCGTCGAGTACGGTTTCGACCTCGCCGGCGCCCGCGCCGTCGCCCGCGACCGCGACAACCCCGCACGCCTCGCCGCGCTGCTCGGGCAGATCACCGGCGCGAAACTGCTGCTCGGCGCCGCCGCCCTCGTCATCGCCGTCATCGCGCAGCAGGTCGTGCCGGCACTCGGCGCGCACCCCGCGCTGCTGTGGGCGAGCGTCGCCCTCGGCCTCGCGCAGGGCGCCAGCCCCCTGTGGTTCTACCAGGGCCTCGAACGCCTCCCGCGCGTGGCCGCCGTGGACGTCACCGCCAAGGCCGTCGGCACCGTCGCTCTGCTCACCCTCGTGCGCGGCCCCGCCGACGCGTGGCTGGTCCCCGCCCTCGCCGCCGCCGCCGCCACGTTCAGCGCCGCGTGGGGCTTCACGCAGGCCGTCCGCACCGTCGGCATCCGCACCCCCACCCCCGGCGGAATTCGGGACGCGTTGCGGCTCGGCTGGACGATGTTCGTGTTCCGTGGGTCCGCCGCGTTCTACAGCAGCGCCAGCACCTTCCTGCTCGGCCTGTTCGTCCCCGCCACGCTCGTCGGGTACTACGCGGGTGCCGAACGCCTCGCGCGCGCCGCGCAGGGCCTGCTGCAACCCCTCAGCCGCGCTCTGTACCCCCGCTACAGCCGCGCCGCGCAGGACGGCCCGCGCGCCCTCCAGGCCCTGCTGCCGCACGGCGCGCGCCTGATGCTCGCCGCGGGCGGCGCGCTCAGCGCCGCCCTGCTGCTCGGCGCGCCCCTGCTGGTCCGCATCCTGCTCGGCACGGACTTCGAGCCGGCCACGCCCGTCCTGCGCGTCCTCGCCGCCCTGCCCCTCCTGATCGGCGTGAACATCGTCCTCGGGCTGTTCTGGCTGGTGCCGCTCGGCCTGGACGGCACCTTCAACGGCACCGTCGCGCTCGGCGCGCTCCTCAACGCCGCTCTGATCGTCGCGCTCGTCCCGCACGCCGGGCCGCTCGGCATGGCCGTGGCCGTCATCGCCACCGAAGTGTGCGTGTTCGCCCTGCTCGCCCGCGCGTACCGCCGCACCCGCCGCACGCCGCCCCCACCCCACCCGGCCCCGCTGGAGGCGTGA
- a CDS encoding LysR substrate-binding domain-containing protein, producing the protein MEFRHLRVFLAVADELHFGRAAARLGMAQQHVGRAVRQLEAHIGTPLFERTSRRVALTPAGHALRTDAARLLADADRAVDTARRTAAGEAGDLRVAYVGAAQTRLMPALTRAFRAAHPRVHLHLREMCTADQARALADGTLDVGLAVLPVTHAALRVRALHQEPLVAALPEDHALAQAPQVSVAALARETLITCTPHGTTFLSEQVAHLCRTHGVTPRLVQAAGSDQALIGLVAAGMGVALVTRAQANAAQVGVRFVPFEQDVHLPLGALMRAHGAAPTAQAFWALLPS; encoded by the coding sequence ATGGAGTTCCGGCACCTGCGCGTCTTTCTGGCGGTCGCGGACGAACTGCACTTCGGGCGCGCCGCGGCGCGCCTCGGCATGGCGCAGCAGCACGTGGGGCGCGCCGTCCGGCAGCTCGAAGCGCACATCGGCACGCCCCTGTTCGAGCGCACGTCCCGCCGTGTGGCGCTCACGCCCGCCGGGCATGCCCTGCGCACCGACGCGGCGCGTCTCCTCGCGGACGCCGACCGCGCCGTCGACACGGCCCGCCGCACCGCCGCCGGGGAAGCCGGGGACCTGCGCGTCGCGTACGTCGGCGCCGCGCAGACGCGCCTGATGCCCGCCCTCACGCGCGCCTTCCGCGCCGCGCACCCCCGCGTGCACCTGCACCTGCGCGAGATGTGCACCGCCGATCAGGCGCGCGCCCTCGCGGACGGCACCCTCGACGTGGGCCTCGCGGTGCTGCCCGTCACGCACGCGGCCCTGCGGGTGCGCGCGCTGCACCAGGAGCCGCTGGTCGCTGCCCTGCCCGAGGATCACGCGCTCGCGCAGGCGCCGCAGGTGTCCGTCGCGGCCCTCGCGCGCGAGACGCTCATCACGTGCACGCCGCACGGTACGACGTTCCTGAGCGAGCAGGTCGCGCACCTGTGCCGCACGCACGGCGTCACCCCACGCCTCGTGCAGGCTGCCGGCTCCGATCAGGCGCTTATCGGGCTTGTGGCCGCCGGGATGGGCGTGGCCCTCGTGACGCGCGCGCAGGCGAACGCTGCGCAGGTCGGCGTGCGGTTCGTGCCGTTCGAGCAGGACGTGCATCTGCCTCTCGGCGCCCTCATGCGCGCGCACGGTGCGGCGCCCACCGCGCAGGCGTTCTGGGCGCTGCTGCCCTCCTGA